One genomic region from Roseofilum reptotaenium CS-1145 encodes:
- a CDS encoding dipeptide epimerase: MQIRITPFTVHKRFALNISRGSHTKNTNIWVSLEHDGITGWGEATPFSTGGKSQKTGEIIAALEEIVPILQPFNPLERQKIRVTLAKSGLSLPSAVQAALDMAFYDWLGKSVGCPLWQLWGLDRQHMPATSVTVGISSPEAAQERLRHWLELTSVQCLKVKLGSPEGIDADRAMLNALLKVVPEGCKVYVDANGGWNLREAITMAQTLKEWGIEYIEQPLPPGQEQDLAQLYEKSPLPIFVDESCYTRLDIPLLADRIHGINIKLMKAGGLSEAMAMIHTARACGLQVMLGCYSDSSLSNTAAAHLGPLVDYLDLDSHLNLIDDPFMGATLENSRLMLNTQPGLGVIRHDG; this comes from the coding sequence ATGCAAATCCGGATTACCCCTTTCACAGTCCATAAACGCTTTGCCCTGAACATTAGTCGGGGGAGCCATACCAAAAACACCAATATCTGGGTGAGCCTCGAACATGATGGAATTACGGGATGGGGAGAAGCCACTCCGTTTTCCACAGGAGGCAAGAGTCAGAAGACTGGAGAGATCATAGCAGCTTTGGAGGAAATTGTACCGATTCTCCAACCCTTCAATCCCCTAGAGCGGCAGAAAATCCGAGTCACTCTAGCTAAATCTGGACTTTCTCTACCTTCTGCGGTGCAAGCGGCTCTAGATATGGCGTTTTATGATTGGCTCGGAAAATCAGTAGGGTGTCCCCTGTGGCAACTGTGGGGATTGGATCGCCAGCACATGCCTGCTACCTCGGTTACGGTTGGCATTAGCAGTCCAGAAGCGGCTCAAGAACGACTGCGCCATTGGTTAGAACTTACCTCTGTGCAATGTCTGAAGGTTAAACTGGGTAGTCCGGAAGGGATAGACGCAGATCGCGCCATGTTGAACGCCCTTCTAAAGGTGGTTCCTGAAGGCTGTAAGGTCTACGTGGACGCGAATGGGGGATGGAACTTAAGGGAAGCGATTACCATGGCTCAAACCCTGAAAGAATGGGGGATTGAGTACATAGAACAACCCCTACCTCCGGGTCAGGAACAAGATTTAGCTCAACTCTATGAAAAATCGCCCCTACCCATCTTCGTAGATGAAAGCTGTTACACCCGCCTTGATATTCCCCTCTTGGCCGATCGCATTCACGGCATTAACATCAAACTGATGAAAGCTGGGGGACTCAGTGAAGCTATGGCCATGATCCACACGGCCCGCGCTTGTGGCTTACAAGTGATGTTAGGGTGTTACTCAGACAGCAGTTTGTCGAATACAGCGGCCGCTCATTTGGGCCCCCTAGTAGATTATCTGGACTTAGATAGCCATCTGAACTTGATTGATGACCCCTTTATGGGAGCTACTCTAGAAAATTCTCGCCTGATGCTCAATACTCAACCTGGTTTAGGAGTAATTCGTCATGATGGTTGA
- a CDS encoding ABC transporter ATP-binding protein: protein MSDRIIRVENLGKTYIIRHQQKEPYTALRDVITNGVKSFAGNLVKGQTQRLDNPLREEFWALKDVSFEIQRGDRVGIIGRNGAGKSTLLKILSRITEPTKGKINIKGRVASLLEVGTGFHPELTGRENIYLNGAILGMSKVEIKKKFDEIVAFAEVEKFLDTPVKRYSSGMYVRLAFAVAAHLEPEILIVDEVLAVGDMQFQKKCLGKMEDVSKEGRTLLFVSHNMHTVSSLCNQAIFLKQGQIVCQGYTKDIIEKYLLSGLNHAGEVLWNFDESPSHELVKLHAVRVLNQKHQLAHEISIAEEVILEMEFWCLKKTRLSCHFHIYSQDGILIFVTTNMHDVWGQREYTPGLYKCGCVIPGNFLNEGRHHVTLYISEDTTGFAYIEMKEVVLFHMVEVEHHKGRGNFRGNKWSGLVRPVLPWTGMRVEDL from the coding sequence GTGTCTGATAGGATAATCCGAGTAGAGAATTTAGGGAAAACATATATAATTCGCCACCAGCAAAAGGAACCCTATACTGCTCTCAGAGATGTGATTACCAATGGGGTAAAGTCCTTTGCGGGTAATCTGGTCAAAGGACAGACTCAGAGGCTAGATAATCCCTTACGTGAGGAATTCTGGGCTTTAAAAGATGTATCGTTTGAGATTCAAAGAGGGGATCGCGTTGGAATAATTGGCCGAAACGGTGCAGGGAAATCAACTTTACTAAAAATTTTAAGCCGTATCACTGAACCCACAAAAGGAAAAATTAATATTAAAGGCAGAGTGGCTAGTTTGTTAGAAGTCGGCACTGGATTTCATCCCGAACTAACTGGGCGAGAGAATATTTATCTCAATGGTGCCATTTTAGGCATGAGCAAGGTAGAAATCAAGAAAAAGTTCGATGAAATTGTAGCATTTGCAGAAGTAGAAAAATTTTTAGATACACCTGTAAAAAGATACTCCTCTGGGATGTATGTTAGATTAGCTTTTGCAGTAGCCGCGCATCTGGAGCCAGAAATATTAATTGTAGATGAGGTGTTAGCAGTAGGAGATATGCAATTTCAGAAAAAATGTTTAGGAAAAATGGAAGATGTTAGCAAAGAAGGTAGAACTTTGTTATTTGTCTCTCATAATATGCACACCGTATCTTCATTGTGCAATCAAGCTATTTTTTTGAAGCAAGGACAGATAGTATGCCAAGGGTATACAAAAGATATTATTGAAAAATATTTGCTATCAGGATTAAATCATGCAGGTGAAGTTTTATGGAATTTTGATGAATCTCCTAGTCACGAATTAGTTAAACTTCATGCTGTTCGAGTCTTAAACCAAAAACACCAATTAGCACATGAAATTTCAATTGCAGAAGAAGTTATCCTAGAGATGGAGTTTTGGTGTCTCAAAAAAACGAGATTGTCTTGTCACTTTCATATCTATAGCCAAGATGGAATCTTAATATTTGTGACTACTAATATGCACGATGTATGGGGGCAAAGAGAGTACACTCCAGGTCTATACAAATGTGGATGCGTTATTCCAGGCAACTTTTTAAATGAAGGAAGACATCATGTTACGCTGTACATCTCAGAGGATACAACTGGGTTTGCTTACATAGAAATGAAAGAAGTAGTTTTATTTCATATGGTAGAAGTAGAACACCACAAAGGGCGCGGTAACTTCCGTGGGAATAAATGGTCTGGATTAGTTAGACCAGTTTTGCCGTGGACTGGAATGAGGGTAGAAGATTTATAG
- a CDS encoding DUF1611 domain-containing protein, with protein sequence MMVDFPNLLAPNRRVAILLHGGLQGTAGKTGQSLIRYSEANIVVLIDEESGGRSPEEFGISCNIPIVANISEALPYEPEVLAIGIAPSGGALPEPWVNDIQQAVEAGLSVVNGLHTPLAPQFQSFLKLGQMIWDIRQEPKNLTIGRAKARELTNTRVLTVGTDMSIGKMSTSLELHRASQQRGLKSHFIGTGQAGIMIAGKGVPLDAVRVDFAAGAIEQQVLTYGAEADILHIEGQGSLLHPSSTATLPLIRGSQPTGLILVHRWGQTHIRHAPQVAIPPLPDVIDLYERVASVAGATEPVQVKAIALNTHKFSKEEADRAIVEIQNLTGLPCTDPIRYSADCLLDTLLNPNSTSG encoded by the coding sequence ATGATGGTTGATTTCCCTAATTTACTCGCCCCAAACCGTCGCGTGGCGATTTTACTCCATGGTGGACTTCAAGGAACCGCTGGTAAAACGGGACAGTCCCTGATTCGCTATAGTGAAGCGAATATTGTGGTTTTGATTGATGAAGAGAGTGGGGGACGATCGCCAGAAGAATTTGGCATAAGCTGTAATATCCCCATTGTGGCCAATATAAGCGAAGCACTCCCCTATGAACCCGAAGTATTAGCGATCGGTATAGCTCCCTCTGGTGGTGCTTTGCCAGAACCTTGGGTGAACGACATTCAGCAAGCGGTTGAAGCTGGACTTTCTGTAGTCAATGGACTCCATACTCCCCTTGCGCCCCAATTTCAATCTTTTCTGAAATTGGGGCAAATGATTTGGGATATTCGTCAAGAACCGAAAAATTTAACCATTGGCAGAGCTAAAGCACGAGAGTTAACCAATACCCGGGTGCTGACAGTGGGTACAGATATGTCCATTGGTAAAATGTCCACGAGCTTAGAATTGCATCGAGCCTCCCAACAGCGTGGGTTGAAGTCCCATTTTATCGGCACAGGACAGGCGGGAATTATGATTGCGGGTAAGGGAGTGCCTTTGGATGCGGTACGAGTGGATTTTGCGGCGGGAGCTATTGAACAGCAGGTGTTAACCTATGGCGCTGAGGCTGATATTCTCCATATTGAGGGTCAAGGGTCATTGTTGCATCCCAGTTCTACCGCTACCTTGCCCTTAATTCGAGGGTCTCAACCGACGGGTCTAATTTTGGTACATCGTTGGGGACAAACCCATATCCGTCATGCTCCCCAGGTGGCTATTCCACCGCTTCCTGATGTGATTGATCTTTATGAGCGGGTGGCGAGTGTAGCGGGAGCAACTGAACCGGTACAGGTAAAGGCGATCGCTCTCAATACCCATAAATTTAGCAAAGAAGAAGCCGATCGCGCGATCGTCGAGATCCAAAACCTTACCGGACTTCCCTGTACAGACCCCATCCGCTATAGTGCTGATTGCCTCCTAGATACCCTTCTCAACCCTAACTCAACCTCTGGATGA
- a CDS encoding DUF819 family protein, which yields MIDPFILPNSNLILGAILLALCAVGYWAEQTRRGTPPLAALLVLCLASLCSHLGVTPTSAPIYTVIATYGITLAIPLILSQINLRELATHAKATLLVFACGMGGTILGSILGLILLPLGDERGKLAAIFVAQYIGNSLNAADVASALDFQGSIPLETINTIDRLIASLFILFWLLISIIPGIRRFFSPHQEDWGIRFGSAPVPTILKQTAPTRFDLALALAASGMSALLGYAIAAFIRLPGSELFFTAIIVIILTQVFSTTSDRLAGIEEFGALAILLFFSTLGATTSIPELLALNPILLQFAGIILLTHLAIILLAGKLLNIEWADILIASNASIGSATLGVAMAVAQRWETLIIPAIICGTVGSVLANPISLILGHLLS from the coding sequence ATGATTGATCCCTTTATCCTTCCCAACTCCAATCTCATTCTAGGAGCTATCCTGCTTGCCCTCTGTGCCGTTGGCTATTGGGCCGAACAAACTCGCCGAGGAACGCCCCCCCTAGCTGCTCTGCTGGTTCTGTGTCTGGCGAGTCTCTGTAGTCATCTGGGAGTGACTCCCACCAGTGCCCCCATTTATACCGTCATTGCGACTTACGGCATCACGCTAGCCATTCCCCTCATTCTCTCCCAAATTAATTTACGGGAACTAGCCACCCATGCCAAAGCTACTCTCCTGGTGTTTGCTTGTGGCATGGGTGGCACAATCTTAGGCTCTATCCTGGGCTTAATCCTCTTACCCTTAGGAGACGAAAGGGGAAAACTGGCCGCTATTTTTGTTGCTCAGTATATCGGTAACTCCCTCAATGCCGCCGATGTTGCTTCTGCCCTAGACTTTCAAGGATCTATTCCCCTGGAAACGATTAACACGATCGATCGCCTGATTGCCAGTCTCTTTATTCTCTTCTGGCTCCTTATCTCTATCATCCCTGGTATCCGTCGCTTCTTTAGCCCCCATCAAGAGGATTGGGGAATTCGCTTTGGCAGCGCTCCCGTCCCCACCATTCTCAAACAAACAGCTCCCACCCGTTTTGATTTAGCCCTAGCCTTAGCCGCTAGTGGGATGTCTGCTCTACTCGGCTATGCGATCGCTGCTTTTATTCGCTTACCCGGTAGTGAACTATTTTTCACCGCCATTATCGTGATTATTTTAACTCAGGTTTTTTCTACAACGAGCGATCGCCTCGCTGGAATCGAAGAATTTGGCGCACTCGCGATCCTTCTCTTTTTCTCTACCCTAGGAGCCACCACCAGCATCCCAGAACTTCTGGCACTTAACCCCATACTGCTGCAATTTGCTGGTATTATCCTCCTCACTCACCTCGCGATTATCCTCCTTGCTGGAAAACTCCTCAACATTGAATGGGCGGATATTCTCATTGCCTCCAATGCCAGTATTGGCAGCGCCACCCTAGGCGTTGCCATGGCCGTCGCTCAACGTTGGGAAACCCTGATTATCCCCGCCATTATTTGTGGCACAGTTGGCTCTGTTTTGGCTAATCCCATTAGTCTCATTTTGGGACATTTACTCTCCTAA
- a CDS encoding ABC transporter permease: MSYSSQTEIVIEAGRTEREYWKDLWRYRELFYFLAWRDILVRYKQTAIGISWALIRPFLTMVVFTIVFGKLAGLPSDGAPYPILVFAAMLPWQFFASALAECSNSLIGNANLISKIYFPRLIVPTSAVIVSFVDFLVSGIILLGLMAWYSFVPSWKILLLPFFILIAFAAAMGAGLWLASLNVQYRDFRYVVPFLVQFGLYISPVGFSSNIVPDQWRLIYSLNPMVGVIDGFRWAILGNESQLYLPGFVLSVILVGYLCIGGIWYFRKMERTFADVI, encoded by the coding sequence ATGAGTTATTCCAGTCAAACGGAAATTGTAATAGAAGCCGGAAGGACAGAGCGGGAATATTGGAAAGACCTGTGGCGCTACCGCGAGTTATTCTACTTTTTGGCATGGCGAGATATCCTGGTTCGGTACAAGCAAACGGCGATCGGTATTTCGTGGGCATTAATTCGCCCTTTTTTAACTATGGTTGTGTTTACCATAGTCTTTGGTAAACTAGCCGGATTACCTTCAGATGGAGCGCCTTACCCCATCCTTGTATTTGCAGCCATGCTCCCCTGGCAATTCTTTGCAAGCGCCCTAGCTGAATGCAGCAATAGCCTTATTGGAAATGCCAACTTGATCTCCAAAATTTATTTCCCTCGCCTCATTGTTCCCACTAGCGCAGTCATTGTTAGCTTTGTGGATTTCTTAGTTTCTGGAATAATTTTACTAGGACTAATGGCCTGGTACAGTTTTGTTCCTTCCTGGAAAATCCTACTCTTACCATTTTTTATATTAATTGCCTTCGCTGCTGCTATGGGCGCAGGCTTATGGTTAGCCTCTTTAAACGTTCAGTATAGAGATTTTCGCTATGTAGTTCCCTTTCTTGTCCAATTCGGGTTATACATCTCTCCTGTTGGTTTTAGTAGCAATATTGTTCCCGATCAATGGCGTTTGATCTATTCATTAAACCCAATGGTCGGAGTCATCGACGGATTTCGCTGGGCTATTTTAGGCAATGAATCTCAGCTTTACTTGCCTGGCTTCGTCTTGTCTGTAATTCTAGTCGGCTACCTTTGTATAGGAGGGATCTGGTATTTCCGCAAAATGGAACGTACTTTTGCTGATGTCATTTAA
- a CDS encoding NAD-dependent epimerase/dehydratase family protein, translating to MAGAAGYLGSIICEHLLDSEHQVTAIDNLMYGQNCLYWRGKQLELLPP from the coding sequence ATTGCTGGTGCAGCCGGTTATTTGGGTTCTATAATCTGTGAGCATCTACTAGATTCTGAACATCAGGTAACAGCAATTGATAACTTAATGTATGGGCAAAATTGTCTGTATTGGAGGGGGAAACAGCTAGAATTACTTCCTCCATAA